A single genomic interval of Juglans regia cultivar Chandler chromosome 1, Walnut 2.0, whole genome shotgun sequence harbors:
- the LOC108993590 gene encoding probable pectinesterase/pectinesterase inhibitor 12, whose product MAASMNLKLFLLLSAIFSRTWALNSSSSSINSLHSQLSTVISFCKTTPYPDVCFYSLKLSISITIGPDILNFLLHTLQTAITESEKLSNLFLTAGQSNIIEKQRGTIKDCRELHQITLSSLRRSVARINSSNQRKLADASAYLSAALTNKNTCLEGLDTASGSLKPILVNSITNTYKHVSNSLSVVSRQRDKKGTNNRRLTGVPTWLSRKDSRILESSDEEYDPGQVLTVAADGTGNFTTITDAINFAPNNSYSDRTIIYVKGGTYEENVEIPIYKPNIVLLGDGSDVTLITGDRSVAGGWTTYGSATLGVSGDGFLARDISIENRAGPEKQQAVALRVNADLAALYRCSIDGYQDTLYVHSFRQFYRECNISGTIDFIFGNAAVVFQGCNIISRMPMRNQYTVITAQSRDTPDEDTGISIQNCSILAADDLSSNSGRFKSYLGRPWRVYSRTVYLESYVGDFIDPTGWIQWPGGQGLDTLYYGEYNNYGPGSSTDGRISWPGYNVMDYYDAYNYTVSEFITGDAWLDSTSFPYDQGI is encoded by the exons ATGGCTGCCTCCATGAATCTGAAGTTGTTTCTTCTCCTCTCTGCAATCTTCTCAAGAACATGGGCTCTGaactcttcctcttcttccataAATTCTCTGCATTCCCAGCTATCAACAGTAATATCCTTCTGCAAGACCACACCATACCCAGATGTCTGTTTCTATTCATTGAAACTCTCCATATCGATTACTATCGGTCCAGATATCCTCAACTTCCTCCTGCACACCCTCCAGACCGCAATAACCGAGTCTGAAAAGCTCTCGAATCTGTTTCTTACTGCCGGACAATCAAACATCATCGAGAAACAAAGAGGAACCATCAAAGACTGCCGGGAACTACACCAAATAACGTTGTCTTCTTTACGAAGATCGGTGGCCCGAATCAATTCCTCCAACCAACGAAAACTGGCCGATGCATCAGCGTACCTCAGCGCAGCACTCACAAACAAGAACACATGCTTGGAAGGTCTGGATACAGCATCGGGTTCTTTGAAGCCAATCCTCGTGAACTCCATAACTAACACTTACAAACATGTGAGTAATTCTCTCTCGGTTGTGTCCAGGCAAAGGGATAAAAAGGGCACCAACAATCGGCGCCTCACGGGTGTTCCAACATGGTTGTCAAGGAAAGACAGTCGGATCCTTGAGAGCTCAGATGAAGAATATGATCCGGGGCAGGTGCTGACGGTGGCTGCAGATGGAACAGGAAACTTCACCACAATCACCGATGCCATCAACTTTGCCCCAAATAATAGTTACAGCGATAGAACGATCATCTATGTTAAAGGAGGCACTTACGAGGAAAATGTGGAAATCCCAATTTACAAGCCCAACATTGTCCTGCTTGGAGATGGAAGTGATGTCACTCTCATTACTGGCGACAGAAGTGTGGCCGGTGGCTGGACCACTTACGGATCTGCAACTCTTG GTGTGTCTGGCGATGGATTTCTGGCACGAGACATATCGATCGAGAACAGGGCTGGACCAGAGAAACAGCAAGCTGTTGCCTTGAGAGTAAATGCTGACTTGGCCGCTTTGTACAGGTGCTCCATCGATGGTTACCAGGACACACTATACGTTCATTCCTTCCGACAGTTCTACCGAGAGTGCAACATTTCAGGGACAATAGATTTCATATTCGGGAATGCAGCGGTGGTTTTCCAGGGTTGTAACATCATCTCCAGAATGCCAATGCGTAACCAATACACGGTTATAACAGCACAGTCTCGCGACACCCCAGATGAGGACACCGGAATCTCCATACAGAACTGTTCAATCCTAGCTGCGGATGATTTGAGCTCCAATTCCGGCAGGTTCAAGAGCTACCTCGGGCGGCCATGGAGGGTGTATTCTCGGACGGTCTACCTCGAGTCCTACGTCGGCGACTTCATCGACCCAACTGGGTGGATTCAATGGCCGGGGGGTCAAGGCTTGGACACGTTGTATTACGGGGAGTATAACAATTACGGTCCTGGTTCATCAACGGACGGTCGGATTAGTTGGCCGGGTTATAATGTAATGGATTATTACGATGCATATAACTACACGGTGTCGGAGTTCATTACTGGTGATGCCTGGTTGGATTCCACCTCGTTTCCTTACGACCAAGGCATTTAG